A stretch of Carnobacteriaceae bacterium zg-C25 DNA encodes these proteins:
- the rsmB gene encoding 16S rRNA (cytosine(967)-C(5))-methyltransferase RsmB, with amino-acid sequence MNKSKYSSKAQKKKSVRYLAMQILNAVEQDGAYVNLKLSQVLNDVSLSSEDSALLTEIVYGVTQRRLTLDAIIDPYVKTRIPLWLRNVLRISAFQIIFLDRIPDYAVLSQASEIVRMKAGAQLVNFARGVIHELVRNGQTDYDNIMMLDDTLDHLAIKYSAPSWLIQYFIKHRGKSEAIALFESLLWKPYIAVRTNGKPEILQQLRDTFKTQESPLVSSFGIRVVSGQVAQSPLFSNGDVTIQDETSMLVALAGNVNGDDNVLDACAAPGGKTTHMAQFLTTGQVTALDVHEHKLDLIRENATRLNVQDKITPILLDARSVHENFKRESFDKIFVDAPCSGLGLMRRKPDIKYTKLLDGVHDLSKIQWDILNSVEPTLKTGGRLIYSTCTLTKTENQDMIRRFLQEHQNYKVVPLNVLDLPEKCYTQEGYIEIFPHAFHTDGFFIAVLEKQ; translated from the coding sequence TTGAATAAAAGTAAATACAGTAGTAAAGCACAAAAAAAGAAAAGCGTTCGTTATTTAGCCATGCAAATTTTAAATGCGGTCGAACAAGATGGTGCATATGTGAATTTAAAATTATCACAAGTGCTTAATGATGTTTCCCTTAGCAGTGAAGATAGTGCCTTATTAACTGAAATTGTGTACGGTGTGACACAACGACGTTTGACACTAGATGCCATTATTGATCCATATGTTAAAACGCGTATCCCATTGTGGTTAAGAAATGTATTGCGCATTTCAGCGTTTCAAATTATATTTTTAGATCGTATTCCAGATTACGCAGTATTGTCACAAGCAAGTGAAATTGTCAGAATGAAAGCAGGTGCACAATTAGTGAATTTTGCACGCGGTGTTATTCATGAATTAGTACGCAATGGTCAAACCGACTATGACAATATCATGATGTTGGACGATACACTAGATCATTTAGCCATAAAATATAGTGCACCAAGTTGGTTGATTCAGTATTTTATTAAACATCGTGGAAAAAGTGAAGCGATTGCGCTTTTTGAAAGTTTATTGTGGAAACCGTATATTGCGGTACGCACAAATGGCAAACCAGAAATTTTACAACAACTGCGTGATACGTTTAAAACACAAGAAAGTCCACTAGTGTCTTCTTTTGGGATACGTGTTGTTTCTGGACAAGTTGCTCAATCGCCATTATTTTCTAACGGTGATGTGACGATTCAAGATGAAACGTCAATGCTAGTCGCTCTAGCGGGAAATGTGAACGGTGATGATAATGTTTTGGATGCGTGTGCTGCACCCGGTGGCAAAACAACGCACATGGCGCAATTTTTAACAACGGGACAAGTTACCGCTTTAGATGTACATGAACACAAACTTGATTTAATTCGTGAAAATGCCACACGTTTAAACGTGCAAGATAAAATCACACCGATATTATTGGATGCACGATCTGTTCATGAAAACTTTAAACGTGAATCATTTGATAAAATATTTGTTGATGCACCATGTTCTGGATTAGGGTTAATGCGTCGTAAACCGGATATTAAATACACTAAATTATTAGATGGTGTACACGACCTTTCTAAAATACAGTGGGACATTTTAAATAGTGTTGAACCAACGTTAAAAACGGGGGGGCGTTTAATTTATAGTACGTGTACCTTAACTAAGACGGAAAATCAAGATATGATAAGACGTTTTTTACAGGAGCATCAAAATTATAAAGTTGTACCATTAAACGTGTTAGATTTGCCAGAAAAATGTTATACTCAAGAAGGGTATATTGAAATTTTCCCACACGCATTTCATACGGATGGATTTTTCATTGCCGTATTAGAAAAACAATAA
- the pknB gene encoding Stk1 family PASTA domain-containing Ser/Thr kinase has product MLTIGYILNGRYKLKSLIGSGGTAHVYLAEDLFLKRDVSVKVLRYDFADDERALKRFHREARAISEVNHEHIVQLFDVDSEGPYHYIVMEYVDGMDLKKYLRLNYPLSLLQVIEMMKQIVQAVSYAHRRGLIHRDLKPQNILIDRSGDLKITDFGIATGLNEASMTQTNTLVGSIHYLSPEQTRGHSATNQSDIYALGIIFYELIMGNVPFTGDSAVSIAMKHFQEALPSVKKYAKQDIPQSVENIILKACAKQPDNRYSSAQEMFVALERCMDAKVMNEPKYNEPTPLDMTKEMVRPIQQANSTAATPTPPTETRKKKKWLRIWLGALGLLLVGSIVAAFFILLHKDEVSIPDLSNQPQAQATKTLSELGLNISQVEYQEHDTIKKDSVISTSPSAAQKVAQGTAVKLVVSSGKTAKTMKNYVSKTYTQAYDELIADGFIVERVEEMSLTIPQGSVVSQSIPSGTKITTENTVVRLTVSTGATSVSDYRGQPYEKVVSQLKEIGFSIVVTESINYSVSAGEIISQSVAPGSKVDPKTTTIELVVAKQIDFVNQPLSAVQSQLAGVNIPVEIKEEASQTHEKNVVMKQEIVRNGNAVTLKLTVSTGPQLTMPNLVGSTRTFAQSHLQNLGVKVSYVTKTSTTYPVGTVIDQSVRAGEVLQKGQIVTITVSTGQ; this is encoded by the coding sequence ATGCTGACAATAGGATATATATTAAATGGTCGCTATAAATTGAAAAGTTTAATTGGCAGTGGCGGGACAGCGCATGTTTATTTGGCGGAAGATCTATTTTTGAAGCGAGACGTCTCTGTTAAAGTGTTGCGCTATGATTTTGCTGATGACGAACGTGCTTTAAAACGGTTCCATCGAGAAGCGCGTGCGATTAGTGAAGTGAATCATGAACATATTGTGCAATTGTTTGATGTAGATAGTGAAGGCCCATATCATTATATTGTCATGGAATATGTCGATGGTATGGACTTGAAAAAATATTTACGTTTAAACTATCCACTATCCTTGTTGCAAGTGATTGAAATGATGAAACAAATTGTACAGGCGGTAAGTTATGCCCATCGTCGTGGCTTGATTCATCGTGATTTAAAACCACAAAATATTTTAATTGATCGTTCAGGTGATTTAAAAATTACCGATTTTGGTATTGCAACGGGATTAAATGAAGCGAGTATGACGCAAACGAATACGTTGGTTGGGTCAATTCATTATTTATCACCCGAGCAAACACGAGGACACAGTGCAACCAATCAATCGGATATTTATGCATTGGGTATTATTTTTTATGAGCTAATTATGGGAAATGTACCGTTTACGGGAGATTCGGCAGTATCGATTGCAATGAAACATTTCCAAGAAGCTCTTCCGAGTGTGAAAAAATATGCGAAACAAGATATTCCGCAAAGTGTTGAAAATATTATTTTAAAAGCGTGTGCGAAGCAACCGGATAACCGCTATTCGTCTGCTCAAGAGATGTTTGTTGCACTAGAACGGTGTATGGATGCTAAAGTAATGAACGAGCCAAAATATAATGAACCAACACCGTTGGATATGACAAAAGAAATGGTTCGACCAATTCAACAAGCCAATTCAACGGCGGCTACACCGACACCACCAACAGAAACAAGAAAGAAAAAGAAATGGTTAAGGATTTGGTTAGGCGCTTTAGGACTATTGCTAGTTGGCTCAATTGTTGCAGCGTTTTTCATTTTATTGCATAAAGATGAGGTGAGTATTCCCGATTTATCCAACCAACCACAAGCGCAAGCGACTAAGACGTTGAGTGAATTAGGGTTGAACATTTCACAAGTGGAGTATCAAGAACACGATACGATTAAAAAGGATAGTGTTATTTCGACTAGTCCATCTGCTGCACAAAAAGTAGCGCAAGGAACAGCCGTTAAATTGGTCGTTAGCTCGGGGAAAACTGCAAAAACGATGAAAAATTACGTTTCAAAAACGTATACACAAGCGTATGACGAATTGATTGCGGATGGGTTCATTGTGGAACGTGTCGAAGAAATGAGTTTAACGATTCCACAAGGGTCGGTTGTTTCACAAAGCATTCCAAGTGGTACAAAAATTACGACAGAAAATACGGTTGTACGATTGACGGTAAGTACCGGGGCAACATCGGTTTCGGATTATCGTGGTCAACCATATGAAAAAGTGGTGAGCCAATTAAAAGAAATTGGATTTTCAATTGTTGTGACAGAATCGATCAATTATAGTGTGAGTGCTGGAGAAATCATTTCACAAAGTGTAGCACCCGGATCAAAAGTAGATCCAAAAACAACAACCATTGAATTAGTTGTAGCCAAACAAATTGATTTTGTAAATCAACCATTAAGTGCGGTGCAATCTCAATTGGCGGGTGTCAATATACCGGTTGAAATTAAAGAAGAAGCTAGTCAAACACATGAAAAAAATGTAGTAATGAAGCAAGAAATTGTCCGTAATGGCAATGCCGTTACCTTAAAATTAACAGTGAGTACAGGACCACAATTAACAATGCCAAATTTAGTTGGATCGACACGTACTTTTGCACAATCCCATTTACAAAATTTAGGTGTAAAAGTAAGTTACGTCACAAAAACATCGACAACGTATCCAGTTGGTACAGTTATTGATCAATCTGTACGTGCTGGTGAGGTTCTACAAAAAGGTCAAATAGTGACGATTACTGTTTCAACGGGACAATAA
- the fmt gene encoding methionyl-tRNA formyltransferase, with protein sequence MTKKILFMGTPQFSVPILQALIDSAYEVVGVVTQPDRPVGRKKVLTPSPVKQLAVNYNIPVYQPEKLVASEELDTLLNMPLDLIVTAAYGQFLPDSLLHHPKYRSINVHASLLPKYRGGAPIQFALMNGDHETGVSIMYMEKKMDAGDVLSQVAIPIEESDNVSTLFDKLSLVGRDALIDVLPNLFSGNIRAVPQNEELVTFSPALSREQEKLDFSKDARTVHNHIRAMNEWPGAYTILKGERFKIWESRIAPNRKGNIGELVVSKESMSVCCGNDTSLELCVVQPAGKGKMSIADFRRGVGASLQTGDQFE encoded by the coding sequence ATGACAAAGAAAATTTTATTTATGGGAACACCTCAATTTTCCGTACCAATTTTACAAGCACTCATTGATAGCGCATATGAAGTCGTTGGTGTGGTCACACAACCCGATCGACCAGTTGGTCGGAAAAAAGTGTTAACACCATCTCCAGTTAAGCAGTTGGCTGTAAATTATAATATTCCAGTATACCAGCCGGAAAAATTAGTGGCGTCAGAGGAGTTGGACACATTGTTAAATATGCCGTTAGATCTTATTGTGACTGCAGCGTATGGGCAATTTTTACCAGATAGTTTATTACATCATCCAAAATATCGCTCCATTAATGTACATGCCTCGTTATTACCAAAATATCGCGGTGGCGCACCCATTCAATTTGCCTTAATGAATGGCGACCATGAAACAGGTGTATCGATTATGTATATGGAGAAAAAAATGGATGCGGGCGATGTATTATCTCAAGTTGCTATTCCAATTGAAGAAAGTGATAACGTGTCAACGCTATTTGATAAATTAAGTTTAGTCGGACGTGATGCATTAATTGATGTGTTGCCAAATTTATTTAGTGGTAATATTCGCGCCGTGCCACAAAATGAAGAGCTCGTCACGTTTTCACCGGCATTAAGTCGTGAACAAGAAAAGCTAGATTTTTCAAAAGATGCACGCACTGTGCATAACCATATTCGTGCTATGAATGAGTGGCCTGGAGCGTACACGATATTAAAAGGAGAGCGCTTTAAAATTTGGGAAAGTCGTATTGCTCCAAATAGAAAAGGAAATATTGGAGAACTCGTTGTTTCTAAAGAATCAATGAGTGTGTGCTGTGGGAATGATACAAGTTTAGAGTTGTGCGTTGTTCAACCAGCGGGAAAAGGGAAAATGTCTATTGCAGACTTTAGACGTGGTGTTGGTGCATCACTACAAACAGGTGATCAATTTGAATAA
- the priA gene encoding primosomal protein N' — protein MLTIAKVIVDVPSHQTNQTYDYLIPDALREDVGIGFRVRVPFGSRIVQGYVVDVILEQSSEYDLKPIHSLLDDYPVLTSELVSLGQQLAKQTFAFAINCYHVMLPALLKVDYDKTLTWIGNEADKPDWFVKESLSWDEIVDVERIRFVLKAIQSQQIRVDYVVKDKANHKMRKLVHLVHTQDVVIRKGSPKLSLLHELLLKQTPLDMKELNENGVSLATVKSAVKQGWATIESVVDYRNPFNEKQFALNVAKVLNQEQQNAFLTIKQSILQHQHHTYLLQGVTGSGKTEVYMHLIQEVIQKGKSALMLVPEIALTPQMVNQFKGRFGNRVAVLHSGLSKGEKFDEWTKIRKKEASIVVGARSSIYAPIDNLGIIIIDEEHETTYKQMDTVRYHARDVAIMRGQYHHCPVVLGSATPSLESRARAQKGVYTHILLNQRANQKALPTVQVVDMTKEKKSGNFDVFSQSLKEAIQTRLDQKEQVVLLLNRRGYSSFVMCRDCGYVLPCPNCDISMTLHMDTKTMKCHYCDHQEKIPHICPSCQSKNIRYYGLGTQKVEEELNQLFPDARVVRMDVDTTRKKGQHEKLLDTFGSGKADILLGTQMIAKGLDFPNITLVGVINADTSLNLPDFRSSEKTFQLLTQVAGRSGRGEKAGEVIIQTYNPEHYAITLSQQHNYEMFYRQEMKMRHLGKYAPFFFSTRLSISHHSEATALKTALELKKIIEQYRSDDLIVVGPSTHAIARINNHYYFQILLKYKNKAGVEPLQEAVLAFTQEKSKQKIYVSIDVEPLSFI, from the coding sequence ATGTTAACGATTGCTAAAGTTATTGTTGATGTACCGAGTCATCAAACGAATCAAACGTATGATTATTTGATTCCGGATGCGTTACGTGAAGATGTTGGCATTGGTTTTCGTGTACGTGTACCTTTTGGATCACGTATTGTACAAGGATACGTGGTTGATGTCATTTTAGAACAATCCAGTGAATATGATTTAAAACCAATTCATTCATTATTGGACGATTATCCAGTGCTTACCAGTGAGTTAGTGTCGCTAGGTCAACAGTTGGCAAAACAAACGTTTGCCTTTGCCATTAATTGTTATCATGTCATGTTACCCGCCTTATTAAAAGTAGATTATGATAAAACGTTGACGTGGATTGGAAATGAAGCGGATAAACCAGATTGGTTTGTTAAAGAGAGTTTATCTTGGGATGAAATTGTCGATGTTGAACGCATTCGCTTTGTTTTAAAAGCCATTCAATCACAACAAATACGTGTTGATTACGTTGTTAAAGATAAAGCGAATCATAAAATGCGTAAATTAGTGCATTTAGTCCACACGCAAGATGTTGTTATTCGTAAAGGATCACCAAAATTAAGTTTATTACATGAATTGTTATTAAAACAAACACCACTTGATATGAAAGAATTAAATGAAAATGGTGTTAGTTTAGCAACGGTTAAATCAGCAGTGAAACAAGGGTGGGCAACAATTGAATCTGTTGTCGATTATCGTAATCCATTCAATGAAAAGCAGTTTGCATTAAATGTGGCAAAAGTGCTAAATCAGGAGCAGCAAAATGCCTTTTTAACGATTAAACAATCTATATTACAACACCAACACCACACGTATTTATTACAAGGTGTGACGGGAAGTGGTAAAACGGAAGTGTATATGCACTTGATTCAAGAGGTTATTCAAAAAGGGAAAAGTGCGCTCATGTTAGTGCCGGAAATTGCTTTGACGCCGCAAATGGTCAATCAATTTAAAGGACGATTTGGCAATCGCGTTGCCGTCTTGCATTCGGGATTGTCGAAAGGTGAAAAGTTTGATGAATGGACAAAAATTCGAAAAAAAGAAGCGTCAATTGTTGTTGGCGCACGTTCATCAATTTATGCGCCAATAGATAATTTAGGGATTATTATTATTGACGAAGAACACGAAACCACTTACAAGCAAATGGATACGGTGCGTTATCACGCTAGAGATGTTGCCATTATGCGTGGTCAGTATCATCATTGTCCTGTTGTTTTAGGTAGTGCGACACCGTCGTTGGAAAGTCGTGCAAGAGCACAAAAAGGTGTGTATACACATATTTTATTAAATCAACGGGCAAATCAAAAAGCATTGCCAACAGTTCAAGTTGTCGATATGACTAAAGAAAAAAAGAGTGGTAATTTTGATGTGTTTTCACAGTCGTTAAAAGAGGCGATTCAAACACGATTAGATCAAAAAGAGCAAGTGGTGCTTTTGTTGAATAGACGTGGGTATTCATCGTTTGTAATGTGTCGAGATTGTGGGTATGTACTGCCTTGTCCGAATTGTGATATTTCGATGACGTTACATATGGACACAAAAACAATGAAATGTCATTATTGCGATCATCAAGAAAAAATTCCACACATTTGCCCAAGTTGCCAAAGTAAAAATATTCGCTATTACGGGTTAGGGACACAAAAAGTTGAAGAAGAATTGAATCAATTATTCCCCGATGCACGTGTTGTGCGCATGGACGTTGACACGACACGTAAAAAAGGGCAACACGAAAAGTTGTTAGACACTTTTGGTAGTGGGAAGGCGGATATTTTATTAGGGACGCAGATGATTGCTAAAGGATTGGATTTTCCAAATATTACGTTGGTGGGTGTTATCAATGCAGATACCTCACTCAATTTGCCGGATTTTCGCTCCAGTGAGAAAACATTTCAATTGCTGACACAAGTTGCTGGTCGTTCTGGACGTGGTGAAAAGGCAGGAGAAGTGATTATCCAAACGTACAATCCAGAGCATTACGCCATTACATTGTCACAACAACACAATTACGAAATGTTTTATCGTCAAGAAATGAAAATGCGACACCTTGGAAAGTATGCGCCATTTTTCTTTTCCACACGATTAAGTATTTCACATCATAGTGAAGCAACCGCCTTAAAAACGGCACTTGAATTGAAAAAGATTATTGAGCAGTATCGTAGTGATGATTTAATTGTTGTAGGGCCATCAACACACGCCATTGCACGTATTAATAATCATTATTATTTCCAAATCTTACTGAAATACAAAAATAAAGCGGGTGTAGAACCTTTACAAGAAGCCGTTTTGGCATTTACACAAGAAAAAAGCAAGCAAAAAATATACGTATCAATTGATGTTGAGCCGTTATCGTTTATTTAA
- a CDS encoding Stp1/IreP family PP2C-type Ser/Thr phosphatase, whose product MKIIMKTDIGKRRVNNEDAIQTAFNQHDQPLFILCDGVGGQQFGEVASGMCVNYLTTQWQQTERMTAQELKQWFEYHVNYINSDIHRKGQSFSDLKGMSTTLVCASIDDNQLVVSHVGDSRLYIYRYPYLQQITKDHSLVNFLVDKGEITPQEALVHPMRHVITRSVGNESYVDIDFTQVTLKVHDIILLCSDGLSDMVSEEDIIKILNQGMTPYEQINNLIKCANVNGGRDNISVILAYVEQKGGE is encoded by the coding sequence ATGAAAATAATAATGAAAACAGACATTGGTAAACGTCGTGTCAATAATGAAGATGCGATTCAAACCGCGTTTAATCAGCATGATCAGCCTTTGTTTATTTTATGTGATGGGGTAGGCGGTCAGCAATTCGGAGAAGTTGCTTCGGGGATGTGTGTTAATTATTTAACAACACAATGGCAACAAACAGAACGCATGACAGCACAAGAATTGAAACAGTGGTTCGAGTATCATGTGAATTACATTAATTCGGATATTCATCGAAAAGGGCAATCATTTTCAGATTTAAAAGGGATGTCAACAACTTTAGTTTGTGCAAGTATTGACGATAATCAACTTGTTGTTTCGCATGTTGGTGATAGTCGATTGTATATTTATCGTTATCCTTATTTGCAACAAATTACAAAAGACCATTCACTTGTTAATTTCTTAGTGGATAAAGGTGAAATTACACCACAAGAAGCACTGGTACACCCAATGCGTCATGTGATTACACGTTCCGTTGGGAATGAATCGTATGTTGATATTGATTTTACACAAGTGACACTTAAAGTGCATGACATTATTTTGTTGTGTTCGGACGGTCTAAGTGATATGGTTTCTGAAGAAGATATCATTAAAATTTTAAATCAGGGCATGACACCGTATGAACAAATCAATAATTTAATTAAGTGTGCTAATGTAAACGGTGGTCGAGATAATATTAGTGTGATTTTAGCGTATGTTGAGCAAAAAGGAGGCGAGTAG